Part of the Lentimicrobium sp. L6 genome, TATATAAAAGTAGACAAGCGTTTGTTGAAAGTGAAAATAGCTGAAATTCTATATATCGAATCTCTCAAAGATTATATCAGCATACATACCGCTAAACAAAACTATATTACCTACTTAAGTCTTAACAAAATGGTAGAGACCTTACCGAGTAAAAGCTTTGCTCAAGTCCACAAATCCTATATCATCAATATTCACGCTGTTGATGCCATTGATGGAAATGTTTTAGAAGTCAATAAAAAAGCCATTCCGCTGGGGAGGGCTTATAAAGAAAATGTTCTGGTTAAGATTCTAAATAATCGTCTGCTAAAAAAATAATCAATAAGGAGAAGTATGAGTTGAGCCATGTGTAAAGCATATGGCTTTTTTATTTCATCTAATTTATACAATTATTAGGGTGCAAAGCATAGAAATATCTACAAAAAACTAAGGTTGTTCCAACAAGGTGCAGCGCATCAAGATAACGACCGAAGCGTCTTTACCGCAACATCTATTGAAATATGAATGTCATGAATATTTCAAAGTCGCCTGAAAAGCATCAGAGGAGAACAGAAAGAACAGCGACGAAACAATAAACCCAAAAAATCCAACCTTTATTCCGCTCATCAATGGCTATATAATCCATTCATCTTTTCATATAAGCACTTACATTTTTTACCGTTGGTAGTGCAACAGATGTCGATGGGCTAAAAAATGAAACCAATACGATAGGAATCAATTTATTTGCAACAAGAAAAAGAGAAAACAATCTCTTGCAATTAAAACTATGATAAATACGAGTATGATAAAGCAATTGGTAGAACAGAATTTCCAAACTTCCCTTCAGAATAATATAAACTGCCACCAATCACAGGCCATATTGAATGATTCTCCTAATCATCCAGCCAATAATTATTATCATCAGTAATCAATATTTTCAAAACAATATCCTCCAAAATCACCTTATAGAGAAAAATCTACTATTCAAATTTCAAGTGTTTAATTGTCCAAAGTATAGCTGTTTGTAAGAATACAGCTTCAGAGCAGGACTACATAAACCCTATGAGCGGATTATGTTTCATTATCATTTAATTGATGAAGCCAATACATTAATAATAAATTAAATAGAGATTTTATTGAATGACAATCTTATTGAGAAATAGATGCTTTGTAAAAGTTGTAGCCTGTTATTTAAGCCTTGCCTTGAGCTTATTTATGATGTTAAATCATTCTTATGCAAATAGTCAGACATTAAAAGGTCAAATACTTGATGCAGAATTTAATGAGCCATTACCAGGAGTTAATGTCTTTATCAATCAAGGAGCATGTGGTACCAGTTCTGATGAGAATGGTTTCTTTACTATTGAAGGTCAGTTCAGTAATCAAGATACACTCACATGTAGCTTTATAGGATTTGAAAAACAAATGCTTCCTATTTCAAGTATATCCAATAAGGGGAGCGTGGAGATATACCTAAACGAAAACCATATGCTCTTAAATGAGGTGATTGTGAAGCCTGATGATAGCTATGAGCAATGGTTAATGTCGCAAATTATAAAGCATAAAAAGCAAAACAATCCAGCAGATAAAAGCTATCCTAAACAAATTCAATATCAGCGCAAATCTGTGTTTTTAAATAATGTTTCCCAGGGCTTTACGAGTAGTAATATTTTTGACAAGCAGCAAGATGCATTTTTAAAACTAACAGACTCAACCAATGCTGTTCCAGTATTGATAAGTGAAAAGAAAGAAGAAGTAAAGAATAGCGAAGAAGGTGAGGAGAGAATTTTATTGAAAGAGAGTTCGGAATGCTTAATGCCTCAACTAGAGAAGAGTATAAATGTTGTACTAAATGAAAAGGTAGCTGGAAATATCAATTTCTATAATAACCAGACGGTGCTATTGTCTCATGGCTTACCTAGCCCCATCTCGTCCAACTATAAAATGTACTACCATATTTACATTGTAGATAGTATTGGAGAAAAGTTGAATAAGCAATATAAAGTGGATTTTACTCCTAAAAACAAAGAAGGCATAGCCTTTATCGGTCATTTTTGGGTGGACAGCAGCAGCTTTGCTCTTACTTCTATTCATGCAAAACTAGCCTCCTCTAAGTCGTTTAATTTTGTAGATGCATTTGAAACAGTACTGAAGTTTCAGGAAGTAAAAGATATAGGTTGGTATTTTCATTCCCAAAAGACCAAAGCCATCTTAAGTTTGTCGACTTCACAAGATTCCACAAAAACACCTTTAAATGGATTATTCCAGAATTATATAGAATACCATTGCATTGAAGAGGATACAATAGAAACTAATGATTTTCAAATAGTGGTCAAACCCTACGATTCATTAGAATCTAAAGCACAACAGGGAATTACGCTACTAAAAGAAAATGTTTGGGTGAAAAACTTGGGACGATTCTCCGATATGACCCTCAATGGCTATTACAATATCAACAAGATAGATATTGGTTCTTATATGGATATTTACCGCAATAATGCCATTGAAGGAAATCGTTTCACTTTGCCATTTAGAACCAGTGAGAACTGGAAGAAGAATATTTCACTGGGTGGATATTTGGGTTATGGAATGAAAGACAAAGCTTTTAAATATGGAGCAAAAGTGAATTATCTGCTTCCCTTCGAAAACCGAACGACCTTAATGCTGAAGTATGATTATGATTATTATGCATTAACCAGAGATAAGTTTGTTGAATTTATTCGAGAAAATCCCTTTGAAGGTGGAGGAGGGAATATACTGTCAGCAATCACCAGTCAACAACCAAATCCATATCTACTAAAGCAACAGAAATTTAGTGTCACTTTCGAACGACAATTAAACAATGATATCGGTTTATTACTTCGTCCATTCTATGAAAGATATTATAGTAATAAATACATACCATTCGAAAGTCAGGGGCAAAGTATCAGCTATTTTAATAATTATGGTTTAATGGCAGATTTTCGATTTTCTTTTGGCCAATCCTATGACGATGGCTTTTTCTATCGCATTTATTACGGAAACCAAAAACCAGTTATTCATCTCTCTGCCATTATGGGACAGGTTTCCTATTTAAGTGGACAGAAGTGGACGAAACAAAACTATCTTCATTTAAATGCTTCCATTAAAAACAAAATAAACTTTGGTAGAATTTTTATCAGAAGCATGTTTAATGTGGGCTATATAAAAGGCGAAATTCCTTATCCATTACTGAATACTCCTCGGGGAACCAGAGATTTAGGATTTGCTCGTTACCATTATAATTTATTGCATCATACTTCATTTGTAGCTGATTTATATGCGAATCTACACCTCAGTTTAAATGGAAAAGGAGTTCTGTTGAGCAAAATTCCATTGGTGAAAAAACTCAACGTACGCGAATCCC contains:
- a CDS encoding DUF5686 and carboxypeptidase-like regulatory domain-containing protein, translated to MTILLRNRCFVKVVACYLSLALSLFMMLNHSYANSQTLKGQILDAEFNEPLPGVNVFINQGACGTSSDENGFFTIEGQFSNQDTLTCSFIGFEKQMLPISSISNKGSVEIYLNENHMLLNEVIVKPDDSYEQWLMSQIIKHKKQNNPADKSYPKQIQYQRKSVFLNNVSQGFTSSNIFDKQQDAFLKLTDSTNAVPVLISEKKEEVKNSEEGEERILLKESSECLMPQLEKSINVVLNEKVAGNINFYNNQTVLLSHGLPSPISSNYKMYYHIYIVDSIGEKLNKQYKVDFTPKNKEGIAFIGHFWVDSSSFALTSIHAKLASSKSFNFVDAFETVLKFQEVKDIGWYFHSQKTKAILSLSTSQDSTKTPLNGLFQNYIEYHCIEEDTIETNDFQIVVKPYDSLESKAQQGITLLKENVWVKNLGRFSDMTLNGYYNINKIDIGSYMDIYRNNAIEGNRFTLPFRTSENWKKNISLGGYLGYGMKDKAFKYGAKVNYLLPFENRTTLMLKYDYDYYALTRDKFVEFIRENPFEGGGGNILSAITSQQPNPYLLKQQKFSVTFERQLNNDIGLLLRPFYERYYSNKYIPFESQGQSISYFNNYGLMADFRFSFGQSYDDGFFYRIYYGNQKPVIHLSAIMGQVSYLSGQKWTKQNYLHLNASIKNKINFGRIFIRSMFNVGYIKGEIPYPLLNTPRGTRDLGFARYHYNLLHHTSFVADLYANLHLSLNGKGVLLSKIPLVKKLNVRESLSFKAFWGGLVGDHSKGIEIPKYLKAPFSEPYMEMGFGITNIFKVLRVEYVTRINRGSQFNKVSAKHGLRLRLEVSF